tattaaaaataggatGCTAGTGagattgataaattaataaaattttatataaaggaaaacatatttcaaaaataaaattcaaattttaaccaaGTTTCATCAGGATTAAATTATAGAAATACAAGTAAGAATGACTAAAATTTTcagtattaaataaaaaattttaaaaatgatgaatgattaaattaaagttaaaatttagtttggagtaaaattttaaaatatttaaaacttaGCAAATAGAGATTTACCCAAACTGAActataccttctttttttttttttttttttttttttttttgggaataaacTGAACTATagttagaatataatttttagattctcaaaaaaagagaaagaaaagaaaaaaaaagaagaagtaatttttagattctctatataaaaggaaaagaaaaaggaatagaTGGTATAGCGGTGCACGCAGGGCACGTGCGAGAAAGTTTTGTGCcctttataaattattttatagtcaGGAGTCCGGATGGGACCGAATCCATCTCTGTTCATCTTTATTCACTTTACTCTTTACGCCTGAATGTAATTGTATAGATCTATAGATCCAATAAATCCATATCTGCTTCTGTTCGATCTCCTTTGTTTTCATGAATCTTGTCTAGCTTGTATTTTCGATCTCCTTTGTTTTCGTGAATCCTATCTAACTTGTATTTTCACCAAAATCGGTCACAAAGTTGATTGCTTAGAATGGCAGAAGTTGCAGTCTTCGGAGCAATAACTCTAGTTGATAAGTTGTCACTGTGGCTCGTCGAAAGTTGGTTTGACTTCAAGCGTATTGAGATTGAAATTGAAGAGCTAAGAAAATGGTTGAATACTATAAAAGTTTACCTGGAGGACACAGAAGGAAGAGAAGATACCGAGGGTTTGAAGCTTCGATCGTATGTGCGGGATTTAGCCTTTGAAATTCAGGATGTAATTGAAGATCTCATGTATGAAGCTACTGAACGCCCCCGTCATCTTCGTCAGGccatcaaatttatttatgcgAGCATGTTTTGTCCATCAAAGCGATTTTCCTCCCGAATGAAAGCGATCAAGTGCAAAATTAGAAGCATCGATGCACTTTGCATTTGTCCCCCCCACGTTCGTACGGTAAGATCAAGTTCCAATTTATTTTTGGGGGATGAACATCATGTGGGCATTGAGAAGCATATAAAGCCTCTTCTTAGTCTTGTTTGCCTTGAAGATTCAAGTGATAAGGTAATTTCAGTAATTGGAGATGCTGGCTCAGGTAAAACAACTCTTATTAGCGAAGTTTACcatattttgaattcaaattttaattgcaAAGCTTGGGTTTCCGTCTCACGCTCTTCTGATGGCTTGTTAGAGAAACTTTGTGAGGCACTGGAATTACCtcacaaaataaataagttgCGCTCTTGTTTACAACATAAAAGGTACCTCCTTGTTTTAGATGATATTTGGAATGAGAATGAGTGGAATTGGATTAAAAATGTGCTTCCTTCTAATAATACTGGTAGTAGAATAATCATCACCACACGTAAACGCAGTTTAGGTTCTTATTGTGCTAGTTCCAGTCATTATATCTATGATCTCAACCTTCATCCATTAACATGCGAAGAGGCTTGGGAGCTCTTTTGTGATAAGGCCTTCCAGGATGGTAAATGCCCGgattttttggttgattggtctgtgaaaattgtaaaaagatGTGAAGGATTGCCGCATGCAATTGTTACTATTGGAAAATTCTTGTCAAATAAGCAACAAAGCATGATGGAGTTTAGGAAGGTCCATGATTCCCTTCAATATGAACCAGATAATCCTTTTAGTCACTCTTTCTATAGAATTTTATGGCCAAGTTATTATCGTCTTCCGCCCAATCTCAAGTCTTGTTTCTTGTACTTTGGCCTTTTTCCTGAGGATTACTCTATCAAATGTGGAAGAATAATTCGCCTGTGGGTAGCTGAGGGATTCATTGAACAAAAACGAGGTAAAACTCTAGAGCAAGTGGCGTATGAGTACTTAGATGAGCTAATTCAAATGAGCTTGGTTCAAGTGAGCAGATGGGATTTAGATGGACAAGTAAGGAGTTGTCGAGTTTCTAATCTTGTAAGAGGGTTCATTCTTTCCGAGACTATGAAGGACAACTTCTTTACTGTTGTGAGCAGACAACACACCAGTTTGGGGGGTGAGAAGATCCGGCGCTTATCTCTCCACAATTGCTCCCCCTCTATATTACAAAGCAAGGACCTCTCTTATCTTCGTACATTTTCTCTGTTTGGGGGAGACAATCGAATTGAATCATTTCCCAGAAGTTTTTTCAGAAAGGTCAGGTTGTTGACAGTTTTAGATTTGGAAAATTCAGCCTTGCATCATTTTCCTGAAGAAGCTGTCAAACTCAACCTCCTAACGTACCTAAGTCTGAGGAATACAAAGATAGATTCAGTTCCAAAATCTATTAAGAAGCTTCAAAACTTAATCATTTTGGACCTTAAAGAAACTCTTGTCACCATTTTCCCAATGGAGATCGTTAAACTTCATAAGTTGctctttttgtttgttggtGGCCGAGACACATATCAGGCTGCTGTAGGGGCACAAGTGTCTTCCGGAATTGGGTGTTTGACAATGTTAGAGAAACTATCACTTATCAAGGCAAACAACAAGAACCAGAGCATTGTAAAAGAGTTAGGGAACTTGATTCATATGAGGGAACTTGGGATCACAGAACTCAAGGTTGAAGatggaaaaaatttgtgtgcATCCATTGAGAAGATGGAGCATCTTTGCTCTTTGTATGTGAACTCAGCAAGCAAGGAGGAGTATCTTGATTTGAATTATGTGACGAACTCTCCTCAACTGATTAATAGTCTAATTCTTGGAGGGAGGTTGGAGGAAATTCCAGCATGGATTGGTAAACTTAACAGTTTGTCTAAAATACAGCTCAAATGGTCAAAATTGCAGAGCAGCCCACTCGAGGCCCTTCAGGCTTTGCCTTCACTAAAGGAGCTTCATCTGTATGATGCTTACACTGGTACGGTGATGGAATTTAGTGCTGAATGCTTTTCGGAATTGAAGATGTTAGAAATTGAACAATGCAATAGGTTAAACAAGGTTGTGATTCAAGAACGAGCATTGCCTAAACTTCAAAAGCtgacaataaaaaaatgtgatagCTTGGTCATGGTGCACGTAACAAAGAATTTGCTCAGCCAGCTGGAGGAAGTGCTTGTTCCACAAGACCTTATTAGTATAATAAAAGGATGAGAAGCGTTGTCGTTGAAGCCCCTCTTTGGTATGGTTAGGatgaacaaaaatattgttGTTATATTTCCATGTAACATGCTGCCATGATTGCACATTCATTTTCTTGGATTGTTAAATCTCACATTTCTGTCAAATGAATTAGTAGTAGATATTTGGTTACACTAGTGGCACTATCAATGGTTAGTAGCTTGAAGGTTACAGTCCATTATTTCTAATACATTGAGCAcaataacttataaaaaaaaaaaaacatttggcaCAATTCATATTGAGATTCTTTCTTGTAATAGTAGTAGTAGGACTCCCAGTAGTATTAGGATTACTAGTTTGACTAGTAAAATAAAACCTAATACATACTAACTTGgacccaaagaaaataaacctaaGATGCTTAGAATTTCTTAGAAGATTCTGGACTCAActaaatttccaaaatacccttaattcgCAGGAATTGTAGTAATTATAGATTTGCCCTGGATATGAAATTATGAATTGaccataactaataaaataaaaacccaaattaaaaactgtTTTAACCCTAAAGACTCAAACTTAGACCATTAAAATGGCACGACTTTCACTTCAATTGGACTTCAAACGAgtacccaataaaataattctttgaATAGGCGAATTTGCAAAATAATAGCATATTACTCTTCCATGACTTCATCGATATGTTAATTGATAAATAGGAGCATATAAGCATTTTTTCAAGCTCTTGAGACAAGGAAGTAAGGTCTTTCTAGAGGTTGCCATCAGTTTTAATCTTACGCTTTCATGGTGACATATATGTATTGGcctgaatttttcttttttaatcttctatgtctcaatttttatatcaaaaacctCAATTTAGTATTTTTGAGCTTATGAGTTTGTCAATTCATGTTTAATGAATAGCAGgttttttgaagataatgagaTAACTATGCTAGATCTCAAGTTATTCTGTTTTTAGAACCTTAATGGACTGGTTGTTGGCGTTGAGAATCCattctttctttacttttcttgatttacttgatttatgtaattttctttgatattaataaatctttattacttatatatatatatatatatataaaattcatgtttaatgaatgtatttaaatagaaattgtaatttgtaaattattgtttatatgataTTTGTTCATGCTTCTTGGGCCAAAGTTTGTTGTCTAcactttttttgctaaaaaatttcCTCTATGACATAagtaatatattatttggacagaTTTATAATGTTCGAAATacccatataattttttttccatcccaATATTATGTGAATATGTTTGGAATATTTGGACTTTTTTTGATTGTGTATGCTCACAAAAAtgatttatggtttatttaagAAATGGTTATccatatttgaatttgaaactttGTTGATTGTGGAGTCCTGCTCTTTCCATAGTGGAATAATATATGGCAATCTGTTAGCAATTGGTGTCATCTGACCTTACCCATAGgatataatatatacaaatcTGTTCGTTACTAGTGCCATATGGCCCTGTCAAGAGGgattaaaaatgttgtaagaGCCTTGTCTTTACTAGTTACTAGTGCCATATGGCCCTGTCAAGAGGgattaaaaatgttgtaagaGCCTTGTCTTTACTAGAGGCTTTCCTTTTGAATCGCTGGATTGTCAATGTCCTGCAATTGTTCATACATTCTACTATGGATTTATAGTTTTCTGTCGAGGATGAAAGAAAGGTCTGATGGGTTGGGAGAGGCAATGTTGGAATAATGTGGACAGTATTTTGTGGTAGTGAAGAAAGATTGGGAAAGGTAACGAAGAATTTGGACCCATAGGATATAGGTGGCACACACCCATTATCCTTCTACTGCTAGGAGCTGGTGGTAGTTGCTCTTTTATGAAGCAGACTAAGTCATTTGGTTTGTCTCTTCAATTGGAAGCTGAAAAATTATGTTTAGTGATTAATAGAGGAGTCACACCATCTGTAAAAACAGTGCAAAGAGTGTTGAAGTCTGTGAGAGTTCGCACTCAGGCAAAGAgacaattttcaaaagaaacatTGCTAGACAATTAATGTGTTCACCTCAAAGAGGGTTGAAGTCACAGAGTATTGAAGCCGCAGAACTGGGTGATCATAGAAGCACTGCTCATTATCCTAGAAAATACACACCATGAACCAGCAAATGAAGAGTTAATTAGTCTTTGATATAGAAGCATTAGCAACATGGGAAACCTATAGAAAAGATTATCATCATTGAATATTATGGCATACCAATAAGATAGATCAAGCTCCAGTCACAATACCAAAAAATGACCCTTTCTTGTATTAGAGTGAGGGATAATGGTGAATGGTCTTTCAAATCACTATCTCCGCTACACACAACTCTACATTTAACTTTAGCTATCATCCAAGTCCAGATTTGTAGTGTTAGTGGGTTAGTGTCAGCAGTCCCTGTTTTGTGGACAATGATTAATGTTTTCAAACATTCACAAATCTTACATCTCCATAATTACAGAGCATGCATAATTTGTCATTTATCTCGAATCTTCAGTTTACACAGCTCAACTAGGAAGTTTGTTCCATGCAATCTTCTAGATTAGCATGTTCAGATGTTCCTAAATCTTACTGCTCCATTATTTCTTCTATTCAATATTGGTTGGTTGAATCTGTAAGCCAATTGAGAAGTGAAATTACTCAAATGTGTGTAGGGTCCAAGTTACCTTATATGTTTGCTGATCTTGTGACAAGTGGATTTTGAGGATATTTGAATATTTGATGCTAATCTTCTTAAAAATCAGCCCAAATAAGTTCTTTATTCCACTGGACTGGACTTGCAGTGATTAACTCCAAGACCCAGTTTGGATGGAATGGAAAGAGGAAGGAAAGTACCAAAATTTTGCTTTAAATTGCACCTTGTGTTTCCAGTGGGGGATGGATCTTCTTTCCTTCTCAGCTCTTAGTTACAACAACATAGTAGCTATTGTTTCACTGGTTGAGagtactgtttttttttttttttttttttttttgggtttctagcTTGTCTTGGCTAGagtttttcctctctatcttttgCTCATCTTTTATCAGAGAATTATTCTGAGGGTTTCTTCCCTGTTTTGTTGTAGGGTACTTGTTGTTTTGTTGATTAATAATGTTCACTGatttacacccaaaaaaaaaaaaaaaaactcttgagACTAAGTTGATTTGTACAGGCTTGGGGGATGCTTTGGTTGTAGTTTGAAATTAGGAAGGAATGGTATCGATGGGTCTTCCCACATCTTACAGCCAATCTCATTactaatttttagacttttattCATGGGTATCCATGGTTCTTCCCCCACCTCACCACCCAGAATTTCTTTCTACTGCCATGAGCTCTTAAAAGGTATTTTTTAGACTTTTATTGCCTTGAAGGGCATGCCTCTCAAGCATTTACAATTTAGAATTTTCACCCATGGTTTGTCTTCTCCAATTATCTTCCATATGGCAACCCATTCATTTTAGAACatgcagatttttgaaaattgagagaGGACATAGTATAAATTGGTGAGGCTACTGCTATTGGCCTTATTAGATAATCCCTTGCTATTTCCTGGACTTGACTCTGAATCTTTTACACAACTTCATTGAGAGTGTGGCTCTGTGACTCGCTGCAACTCAATGGAAGGCTGAGGTATTTTGAGTGGAAATCTGCTTTACTGGGGTTAACATAGGAGCAAATCTCTGTGGCTTTtgattaattaacatttttgctaaaaattacaTTTGAATTCTTGGCATTGACAGAATGACTTAATGATAATTGAAATTTCTCAATGCATTATTTGATAGCTATGGCTTGGTTTCTTTCTGCCTTAGCAAAGATTAGAAGACCTTGAGTGAATTTTAATGATATACACTGTTGTAAGGCCCATCCCAGAATAAGGAAAAAAGAGGGACCAACTTTAAAAGCTAGGGACTAGGAACTAGGGATTTTATCATGTTAATTGCATAGAAAGAGAGTGACAATGAGGGCTAGAGGCAGTCATCCAATGTCCAAGCTAGATTCTCAATTAGGTATTCACTTTATCCATCTTTCTGTGTTCTCTATCAGAATAACCTTTAGGTGCCAATAATGGATTATAACCTCAAAATCTATTGCAAGCGTGTAAAACTTGTGAGATACTAGGTGTCAAGAACATGTTATACTTTTCGTGAAGCTGCGTCAAACTTGTGAGATAGGCTTGACTGCTTGACAAATACCTACATGATAACTTTGCATGTTTTGAATGCCATATAACCAGCTTTAGGTTGGACCGTAGAGAGTACTGCACATGCTGGCATTGAATTGTCATATGAATTCATAAGCTAGGTTGAATTTGACTTTTATTTGGATATGATCTGTTAGTATAGAATATTAACCATGTACATCAGGATTTCCCAGAGAACCTTGATGGGTCCCTTTTGATGACATCACAGTGTGGTGGGAATAACTCTAATAGTACTATATCTATGCtgtttagggggaaaaaaaaaagatgtttggGAGGATTATAATGGGGTAAAACTGGGCAGGCAGTAATTCTTACCTAATTAGGATTGACTCGCTGCAGAATGCAGTCTGACGACATTGACTTGGATTATTTATAATTCGATTGAGGAGTTGAATATTGACTTCAAATTTTGGTACAGTTGGTCAATATATAGAAGCTTATATCtggaaaattttgagatttgtaaaattctttttttatgttaaatctAGGGTAGAAGTAGGCTGATCTGCTGTGACAATCACATTAGAATACATGACATTTGGAATCTTTCACAGCAGGTGAGAATGGCCTTGTCAGTATAGTGCATATGAGGTTCAGAAAATAGATAAACTTGTACAACATTATGTTTGAACTTGAGGTAGCGGATTGAAACAAAATGATTTTAAGTCCTTATTTTCTGTGTTCATGTTGTAATGTTGATCGATAAATGTGAGCATATAGGCATTTCTTCGAACTCAGACAAGGTTTTTCTAGCGGTTACCATCGGTTAATACAGTATCTTAAATTTTTGAGGTAACATATATGTATAGCTGATTTTCTTTGTAAATCTTCTACTTctcaattttcatttgaaaaatctcaaattagtatttttgagcttatgagtttgtcaatttatatataacaaatgtacttcaataattattattatttgttaacTACTGTTCTGATATGATATCTGGTCATACTTCCAGGGCCAAACACTTTGTTGTCTATAGACTTTATACTTCATTTGCTAAAGAAATTCACTTATGAAATAAGTAATATAGTTTTTAGACAGATTATAATGTTAGAAAttcccaaataattttttttaatcagataTTTTAACTTGAATTATGATGCTATGTGAATATGTTTATAATCTTTAGTCTCAGACTCTGTTTTGATATGCATGCTAGCAATAtgatttatggtttatttaagAAACAGTTattcatatttgaatttgaaacttagTTTACTGTGGAGTCTAGTCCTGTCCATAGGATCACCTGACGTTACATTAAGGGTATAATTTATACATATTTGTTCAGTACTGGTATCATTTGGCC
This genomic stretch from Quercus robur chromosome 4, dhQueRobu3.1, whole genome shotgun sequence harbors:
- the LOC126721134 gene encoding disease resistance protein RPM1-like, with translation MAEVAVFGAITLVDKLSLWLVESWFDFKRIEIEIEELRKWLNTIKVYLEDTEGREDTEGLKLRSYVRDLAFEIQDVIEDLMYEATERPRHLRQAIKFIYASMFCPSKRFSSRMKAIKCKIRSIDALCICPPHVRTVRSSSNLFLGDEHHVGIEKHIKPLLSLVCLEDSSDKVISVIGDAGSGKTTLISEVYHILNSNFNCKAWVSVSRSSDGLLEKLCEALELPHKINKLRSCLQHKRYLLVLDDIWNENEWNWIKNVLPSNNTGSRIIITTRKRSLGSYCASSSHYIYDLNLHPLTCEEAWELFCDKAFQDGKCPDFLVDWSVKIVKRCEGLPHAIVTIGKFLSNKQQSMMEFRKVHDSLQYEPDNPFSHSFYRILWPSYYRLPPNLKSCFLYFGLFPEDYSIKCGRIIRLWVAEGFIEQKRGKTLEQVAYEYLDELIQMSLVQVSRWDLDGQVRSCRVSNLVRGFILSETMKDNFFTVVSRQHTSLGGEKIRRLSLHNCSPSILQSKDLSYLRTFSLFGGDNRIESFPRSFFRKVRLLTVLDLENSALHHFPEEAVKLNLLTYLSLRNTKIDSVPKSIKKLQNLIILDLKETLVTIFPMEIVKLHKLLFLFVGGRDTYQAAVGAQVSSGIGCLTMLEKLSLIKANNKNQSIVKELGNLIHMRELGITELKVEDGKNLCASIEKMEHLCSLYVNSASKEEYLDLNYVTNSPQLINSLILGGRLEEIPAWIGKLNSLSKIQLKWSKLQSSPLEALQALPSLKELHLYDAYTGTVMEFSAECFSELKMLEIEQCNRLNKVVIQERALPKLQKLTIKKCDSLVMVHVTKNLLSQLEEVLVPQDLISIIKG